Proteins found in one Candidatus Bathyarchaeia archaeon genomic segment:
- a CDS encoding phage tail tube protein, whose product MPETYGAHECRLYHVQESTYGQTPSNPSWIDVPAESLEPALSPSLIKLRTVGSRDIAALKRGLRIPTIKIGHVLPADAPANFIQHAVTLNSLSLQVVYYKGLFSSPIDVLTLTYSGMRINKLSVEYSPDDVAKATVELIGQNLATGTAKTGTYADYAGGVTDCYMQKGAADGSNLTTVERVTDWKFSIENNLKAVHVQRATTPYLLKYLGARHQELAGEVIFEFEDKAEFEDVLNDLEFSLKFVMGSAYALFKYCKWEDVSAPARIEDLVSCKAKFVARDVVIA is encoded by the coding sequence ATGCCTGAAACATACGGAGCGCATGAATGCCGCCTTTACCATGTTCAGGAATCCACCTATGGGCAGACGCCAAGCAACCCGTCTTGGATTGATGTTCCAGCGGAAAGCCTTGAGCCAGCATTAAGCCCCAGCCTGATTAAGCTGCGGACTGTTGGAAGCAGAGACATAGCAGCTTTAAAACGTGGCCTGCGGATTCCCACAATAAAGATTGGGCATGTCCTGCCAGCGGATGCGCCGGCAAACTTCATTCAACATGCTGTAACATTGAACAGTTTAAGCCTTCAAGTAGTCTATTATAAAGGCTTGTTCAGTTCGCCGATAGACGTTTTAACTTTAACTTATAGTGGTATGCGCATCAACAAGTTAAGCGTGGAATATAGTCCTGACGATGTTGCAAAAGCAACTGTTGAGCTTATCGGGCAGAATTTGGCAACTGGCACAGCTAAAACAGGCACATACGCGGATTATGCTGGCGGAGTAACCGACTGCTACATGCAGAAGGGAGCCGCTGATGGCAGCAACCTAACAACTGTTGAACGGGTAACAGACTGGAAGTTCTCCATAGAAAACAATTTGAAGGCTGTGCATGTGCAGAGAGCCACAACGCCATATTTGCTGAAATATCTTGGCGCCCGCCACCAGGAGCTTGCCGGTGAAGTGATCTTCGAGTTTGAGGATAAAGCTGAATTTGAAGATGTTCTCAACGACTTGGAGTTTAGCCTAAAATTTGTCATGGGCAGCGCTTATGCCTTGTTCAAATATTGCAAGTGGGAAGACGTGTCAGCTCCAGCCCGCATTGAAGACCTGGTAAGCTGCAAAGCCAAGTTTGTGGCAAGGGACGTGGTGATAGCCTAA
- a CDS encoding HK97 gp10 family phage protein, which translates to MAVEITCDIDGVEELQAALQQFDSGMQRWVHRQLSSWAADVKALAKQLVPVRTGYLRSTIYARVQEWVAVVGADAPYALYVEFGTRCTQAHPYLYPAIERHLPRLENIIVEALEQAASEAGL; encoded by the coding sequence GTGGCGGTTGAAATAACATGCGACATTGACGGCGTGGAAGAGCTTCAAGCGGCTTTGCAACAGTTTGACAGTGGAATGCAGCGTTGGGTTCATCGTCAACTGTCAAGCTGGGCTGCAGACGTTAAAGCCTTGGCTAAACAGCTTGTTCCGGTTAGAACAGGCTATTTGAGAAGCACCATTTACGCCAGAGTCCAGGAATGGGTTGCAGTTGTGGGCGCAGATGCGCCTTACGCCCTATACGTGGAGTTTGGAACACGTTGCACGCAAGCCCACCCATACCTTTACCCAGCTATTGAGCGGCATCTTCCAAGACTTGAAAACATCATTGTTGAGGCTTTGGAGCAGGCTGCTTCGGAGGCTGGCTTATGA